The window GAACGAATCCCCGGTGGCGAGGAAGCCAATGACGATCGGCGTGGCAATCGCCGACAGATTGCCGATGAAATTGAAGGTGCCGCCCGTCAGACCCAGCAAACGTGCAGGCGCCAGGGTCGAGACCAGTGACCAGGTGATGGACGCCAGGCCATTGCCGAAGAACGCCAATGCCAGGAATGCGATCACCAGCGGCGTGGAATCAACGAAGTTGGCGCCAATGATTGACGTCGAAATCAATAGCCCGGCAATGATCGGCAACTTGCGGGCAAAGCCGACCGTGTGGCCGCGACGGATCAACCAGTCCGAGAAGAACCCGGAACACAGCACACCGACGAAGGCCGCCAGAAACGGCAGCGAAGCGAGCAGTCCGGACTTGATGAAGTCCATGCCGCGATATTTCACCAGGTAAGTCGGGAACCAGGTCAGGAAGAACCACAGCGTCGAGTTCAGGCAGAACTGGCCCAGGTAGATGCCCCACAGTTTGCGCTTGGTCAGCACAATGCCCAGATCGAGCCAGCTGAAACCACGTTTTTCCTTGGCGACATCAGTCTGAATGTCCACCAGCCCGCCACCGTCGCGGATCAACTGGATTTCAGCTTCGTTGACGCCTTTGAAATCCCGCGGCTCGCGATAGACCATGTACCAAATTGCTGCCCAAACGACGCCCACCGCGCCGGTGCTGACGAATACCATGTGCCAGCCGTAATGGGCTTGCAGCCAGGCCAGTACCGGAGTGAGAAAGGCCAGGCCGACAAATTGCCCCGAGGTGTAGAAACCAATCGCCGTCGCCCGCTCGCGCTCAGGGAACCATGTGGTCACCACGCGGCTATTGATCGGGTACGCAGGCGCTTCGAGCGCACCCACGGCCATACGCAATACGAACAGCGCGATGAAGCTGGCAGCAAAGCCGAGCATGATGGTTGCGATAGACCAGAGCAGCAACGCTGCGGTGTACAGAATGCGCGGCGGCACCCGATCCACCAGCCAGCCGCCCGGCAGTTGCATGGCGGCGTAGGTCCAGCCGAACGCCGAGAAAATCAGACCAACATGGATCGGATCGATGCCCAGTTCAGTCGTCAGCGCCGGGGCGGCAATCGACAGGTTGCTGCGGTCCAGGTAATTAATCACCACGGTGATGAACAGCAGGACCATGATGAAAAAACGCTTGCGCGTGGGCGTCGCTACAGACGCCGCAGCTTCGAGGGTGCGGGTTTGCATGAGGGGTGCCTCTTTTTATGTTTATTGAGGTCGAGTCGTTGGAGTGCAGCTTCTGTAGGAGCTGCCGCAGGCTGCGAAAGCGATTTATCTGACACACCGCATCGCAGCCTTCGGCAGCTCCTACAGAGATCGAGCAATCACCACTCCGCAAAACTGCCGTCGGCATGGCGCCAGATCGGGTTGCGCCAGCGGTGGCCGATAGCCGCGCGTTCCTTGACGTATTCCTCGTTGATCTCGATGCCCAGGCCTGGGCCGTTGGGGATTTTCACCATGCCCTTGTCGTAGTCGAAGACCTCGGGGTTCTTGATGTAATCCAGCAGATCGTTGCTCTCGTTGTAGTGGATGCCCAGGCTTTGCTCCTGAATGAACGCGTTGTAGCAGACCGCATCCAGCTGCAGACAAGCGGCCAGCGCAATCGGCCCCAGCGGGCAATGCAGCGCCAGCGCCACGTCGTAGGCTTCGGCCATGTTCGCAATCTTGCGGGTCTCGGTGATGCCGCCCGCGTGAGAGGCATCGGGCTGGATGATGTCGACATAGCCTTCGCTCAACACCCGCTTGAAGTCCCAACGGGAGAACAAGCGTTCGCCCAGAGCAATCGGCGTACTGGTCAGCGGCGCCAGCTCCTTGAGCGCTTCGTAGTTCTCGCTGAGCACCGGTTCCTCAATGAACATCAGCTTGTACGGATCCAGCTCTTTCATCAGCACCTTGGCCATGGGCTTATGCACCCGGCCATGGAAGTCGACGCCGATGCCGACATTCGGGCCAACCGCATCGCGCACGGCGGCGACATTGGCCAGCGCCAGATCAACCTTGTCGAAGGTGTCGAGAAACTGCAGCTCTTCAGTGCCGTTCATTTTGACGGCCGTGAAGCCCCGCTCTACTGCCTCTTTCGCAGCGCGGGCGGTATCGGCCGGGCGGTCGCCGCCGATCCAGGAATACACTCGGATCTTGTCCCGCACCTGCCCGCCCAGCAGGTCACTGACCGAGACCCCAAGGTGCTTGCCCTTGATGTCCCACAGCGCCTGATCGATCCCGGCCAGGGCACTCATGTGCACTGCGCCACCGCGATAGAAGCCGCCACGATAGAGCACAGTCCAGATATCTTCGATGTTGCGCGGGTCTTTACCGATCAGATAATCGGACAGCTCTTCCACGGCTGCAGCAACGGTATGGGCCCGACCTTCGACCACGGGTTCGCCCCAGCCGGTGATGCCCTGATCGGTTTCTACCTTGAGGAAGCACCAGCGCGGCGGAACGATGAATGTCGTGAGTTTGGTGATTTTCATGTGTGCGATTCTCTTGTTAGAAGTGGCGCCTTGGGCGCTCTGGTGTCTCGAACTGGCTGTCTTAAAAACGCTCGGTGAGCTGCTTCCAGGCACTGACATAAGCGTTGGCACGTTCGGCAACATCCGGGGCGCTCATGCCTGGTTTGAAAAGCCCAGAGCCCAGGCCGAAACCTTTCACACCGGCTTCCAGGAACACGCCCATGTTGTCCGGGCTGATGCCGCCCACGGGGATCAACACGGTGCCCACCGGCAGCACGGCCAGCCAGGCCTTGACCACCGCCGGGCTCATCTGCTCGGCAGGAAACAGCTTGAGCACGTCCGCGCCTTCAGCCAATGCCGCAAAGGCCTCGGTGGGCGTTGCGACGCCAGGGGACAGGAACAAGCCCGCCTCCTTGGCCGCACGCAACACCTTGGCATCGCTGTGGGGCATGACAATCACCTGACCGCCCGCCTCCTTGACCAGGTTCACTTGCTGAGCAGTCAGCACCGTTCCCGCGCCAATCAGGCAATCGGCGGGCAGGCTCTGACGCAGCAGACGAATGCTGTCATAGGGTTGTGGCGAGTTGAGTGGCACTTCGATGACCCGAAAGCCTGCCTTGTACAACACGTCGCCAATGGCGGGTGCTTCTTCCGGGCGCAGCCCCCGCAAAATAGCGATCAAACCGTTTTCAACCAACGCTTGCTTGAGCATGTTCAAACCTCTCTTCCAGTGGATGCGAGCAAGCCGGCATTGCTTGCCACTTGCCATAGACCGCGCTCGGTCGCCTGTTCGGCCACCGTCACCTGAGTAAAGCCACACGCCTTGAGCCCACGTGAATAACGCAGGCACAACTGTTCGCCCCCCAGAAGAATCACGGCGGGCAGTGGCGAATGAAGGGAACGTTGCAACGCTGCAAGGCTTGCCAGCTCATGGCCGATCAGCAGGCCGGACAAATAGTCGGGCTGAGCGCTGGCAGACAGTTGACCGGTAAGGCCCAGGGTACGGCAGCTGAATATAGTTGACAGCGGCCCCGCTGCGCCTTGGGCGGACAGGGCAACCGCGACCCCGCGATCAAACGCCGCTTCGTCGAAGCTGTCGCTGCGCGCCATGGTCCGGCCGAGAATCGTGTGGTTGCTGAGCGCGGCGAATACTTCGCCGGTCATGAAGGTATCGAAATGAACGATGCAGCCATCAGCGGCCTGCACCCATTTCGAGTGGCTGCCGGGCAAGCCGATCAGCACCGACTTCAGCGCATCGGCAGCAGGCAGGCCAGCAAGTACGCCCAGCACCTGGGTTTCTTCGCCGCGCATGACATTGGGCAGCGCCGAACGCTGCAGTACGCCGGGGATAATATGGACGTCGACGCCACGCTGACTGCGGACCACCTGAAGCGCTGCGCCAAGGCCTGCAACACTGGCCGGGGTTTCGCGGTACGCCGCCTCGCGCCAACCCTGGGCGCTGCCAACCATGCCACAGGCGATGACCGGCAAATCGGGATGGGCGTCGAGCCAGTCGCCACACGCCTCGTCGAAGGCGAGCTCAAAACCGTCGCTGCACAGGGCACCGCCGATCACCCTGGGCGTCGTGGGCAGTTGCATGATGCCCGCGCTCAGCGAGCGTTGTTCCAGGACCCGGCCGTTTTCGCCGAGTCGATAAGCCCGAAGTGAGGTGGTCCCCCAATCGAGCGCAATCAATTGCGCCTGCATCGCTTCACCTATTATTTTTTGAGCAGTGAGTGCGAGGCGGACTATAAGCCCAACAATTGATAAATCTCAATATGTAATTTTACATCCCATATATAGGGATTAAGTTGATGGACATACCTGCCGTCACAGAGGCCCACGCACGGCGCTTGAAAGCCCTGAACCGTGCGCTCGATGCCCGAGGAGATTCAGAAATAACTGATTGCGGTGTGCCAGTCCCTGCGCGTATCAATGCCAACGTCGTAAATAGCCTGCCCCGGTCCGGATTCAAAGCGAATGCCCATCGCATTACCAATCGGGCCGGTGACCAATCGGTGACCCTTTCGCTGAAGCTCAGACACCACCACGTCAGCAATACCACTCTCGATGCGCAATACGTCTTTGTCCTCAAGGTAAGCAATCTTCGGTGCGTCAATTGCCGCCTGCATGGGCATGTTCCTGTCGATGAGATTCAGCGCAATCTGTGCAGCGTTCTGAGGGATCGTATGACCGCCCGGCGTTCCAAGAGCCGCCCACGGTCGCCCATCCTTGAGAATGATCATGGGGGAGTTGCTGCTTAACTTGTACTGCCCTGCGACCGGGTCCATGGGGTTGCCTTTCGGCTCGAAGGTCGAGAACGCCATTGAGTTGTTCAGCCATATCCCCGTGTCCTCAACAAGGATCTTGCTGCCGAAACCATTGCCCAGGGTCTGGGTCGCGCTCACCACATTCCCCCACCGGTCAGCGACAACAAAGTGGGTGGTGTTCTCATGCTCGGCCCCAGGGTTAAGCAAGAACGGCGAACTGCGCTCGGGATCTACACTGGCTGCAACCTTGCGAAAGTTTGCCGCCGTGAGTACCTCGTTGTGGATCCGAGAGGCAGCTTCTGGCGTGCCGGGGGTTGTCAGCCGCACCGCGACGGACTTTTTCAACACCTCTGCAAGAAGATGGTACGACGTCGCAGACCCATAGTCGGCCCTGCCCGGATCGACGTGTTCCATGACCCCCAATGCGAACAGCGAAGTAAAGCCATTGCCTGGCGTGCCCATTGTGTAGACGTCATGCCCTTTGAAGCTTATGACGGAGGGATCCCACCATTGCGCCTTATCCCCCTGCAGATCCTCAAGGGAAAGAAAGCCCCCTGCCACACGCATCTGGCGGTCGATCTTCGCGGCAATTTCACCTTGGTAAAATGCGTCTGGCCCATATTGAGCGATGCTTTTCAACGTCCTGCCCAGATCAGCCTGACGAAGGACCTCGCCTGAGGTGAGCGGCTTGCCGTGGTTCCCGTAGATTGTTTTGGCGTAGTCCGGAAATTGATCGAAAGCACCCGCGATCAGCCCGGCGGCGTAAGTACTGATCTCATATCCCTGTTCGGCATGCCTGATGGCATCGTCAAAAAGGCCGTTCCAGCGAAGCTTTCCAAGGGCGTGAAGTTCGTACCAGGAATTGACATTGCCCGGCACCGAGACTGATTTTGCTCCCAGACGATTGCCGAGATAATTTTCAATGGGTGGCCTCATGAAGTTCGTGTCGGTGGCCTTGGGAAACTTACCCGCGCCATTGAGATAACGGACCTGTCGTGTATTGGCGTTATAGATCACGATACTGCCATACCCGCCGACACCGGACATCATCGGTTCAACCACGTTCAGTGTCGCTGCGATAGCAACAACGGCATCAAATGCATTGCCGCCACGTTTCAGAACATTCATACCTGCATTAACTGCCAGGGGATGACCCGCCGCTACGGCGCCAACTTCCGATGGTTGAACGCCAAAAGCAGACGCTGCAAATAGCAGACACAGGCTTGACAACCAGGTTGAACATTTAAAGCCAGACATCTCGACTCCTTGAATTTCAGCACCAATAGAGGACGCGAAATCAGCATTATTTAAAACAATGCCAACTTCGTTAGTTTTTGTGACCTGAACAGTTTTGAGTGCTATGCGTGAGCCGTTGACTTTCCAGCGTCGCGGCACACTCTCGATTCACTCACTGGGGCAACGCAGTCATGGCCGGATGGCGGTCACTTCTATCTCGACCAGAGATTGCGACACGGGTAGCCCTGCAACCTGAACTACCGTACGAGACGGCAGATCAGCCTGGCCTGGACTTCCGAAAAACTGCTGGTAGCTTTCCATGAACCCGCTGTAATCCATTGCTCCACCCTTGGCAGGATCACCCACAAGAAACACTTGCATCTTCACAACGTCGCCCATGCCAAGACCGAGGTTATTGAGTTTTTTTTCTATTGACCTCAGCACCGACAAGGTCTGGATTTCGGTAGCACTCTGGGTGGCAGAGGCATCCAATTCAGCCCTGGAGGGCAATGTACCACTGAGGTAAACAATCGTTTGGCCGGGAGGAACTTCTACAGACACTGCGACAGGCATGTTCGAGACGACAGAAGGATGACGCACAACACCCGCCAATACCGCGCAAGCGCCTGCCAGCAGGCAAGTTACAACCAGAACTATAAGATTTTTCATAATGAAACTTCTGCCCCCCCTTACTGAACCTGCATAGCCCCGAAAACAACAATCTTTAAACATATGTTTGCGCCACACGAGCAGGCAGCCATTAATGCTCGCATTTAAGGATGGATTATTTTTATTAACACTTATTACCGAACGTTGACACGCGACGAAAATTAGACCCCCGACAGACATCATGCAAGCCTTCAAATAAAAACCAGAACCTTCCTACTTGGCAGAGTAATGTGTCTTACGTATTGCGTTTACTTTTCCACCTAACAAAGTCCACTATGAAAGACTTCATCACGGCGAGAGTTTTATATATCGCCTTTTAAACACCCGCCTGATCGAAGCTGAGACCTGCCCAGCTTCACAGAGGCCCTTTTCAACCGCGCCCTAACGAAAAAAATGCCCCGTACCTTTCGATACGGGGCATTTTTTAATGCCTACGGCGCGCTATGAGGCTGCCAAACAGCCCTCAGCGATCAACGCTCCAGCAGGATCCGCAGCATGCGACGCAACGGCTCGGCCGCACCCCACAGCAACTGGTCACCCACGGTGAAAGCGCCCAGGTATTGCGAACCCATGTTCAGCTTGCGCAGACGGCCCACCGGAATGCTCATGGTGCCGGTCACAGCCGTCGGGCTCAGCTCCTGGATACTGGCTTCGCGGTGATTTGGCACCAGCTTGACCCAAGGGTTGTGCTGGCTGATGATCGCTTCGATATCAGCGATTGGCACATCTTTGTTTAGCTTGATGGTCAGTGCCTGGCTGTGGCAACGCATCGAACCGATACGTACGCAAATGCCATCCACCGGAATCGGGCTCTTGAAGCGACCCAGAATCTTGTTGGTCTCGGCCTGGCCTTTCCACTCTTCACGGCTCTGGCCGTTCGGCAGCTCTTTGTCGATCCATGGGATCAGGCTGCCTGCCAATGGCACGCCGAAGTTTTCCGTCGGGAAAGCATCGCCGCGCATGGCTTCGGCGACCTTGCGGTCAATGTCCAGAATCGCGCTGGCAGGGTTGGCCAGTTCATCAGCCACGGCTGCGTGAGTCGCGCCCATCTGCTTGATCAGTTCACGCATGTTCTGCGCGCCAGCACCGGATGCCGCCTGATAGGTCATGGCGTTCATCCACTCCACCAGACCGGCTTCGAACAGGCCACCCAGGCCCATCAGCATCAGACTGACGGTGCAGTTGCCGCCGACGTAGTTCTTGGTGCCCGCGTCCAGTTGCTGGTCGATGACCTTGCGGTTTACCGGGTCCAGAACGATGACAGCGTCATCCTGCATGCGCAGGCTGGAAGCGGCGTCGATCCAGTAACCCTGCCATCCGGCTTCGCGCAGCTTCGGGAACACCTCATTGGTGTAGTCGCCGCCCTGGCAGGTCAGAATCACGTCGAGGGTTTTCAGCTCGTCGATGCTGTAGGCATCCTTGAGCGCAGCCACGTCCTTGCCCACGGCGGGGCCTTGGCCACCGACATTGGAGGTGGTGAAAAACACCGGCTCGATCAGATCAAAATCCTGCTCTTCCAGCATCCGCTGCATGAGCACGGAACCGACCATTCCACGCCAACCGATCAGACCTACACGTTTCATCGCAACTACACCTTGTTTAAAAAGTGGGCCGCTGCGTTCGGGTTCGAATTCGCAGCGGGCCGCAGATATTACAGATTGCGCAGCGCGGCGACTACAGCGTCACCCATTTCCTGCGTCCCGACCTTCGCGTTGCCTGCCGACCAGATGTCGCCGGTGCGCAAACCCTGATCCAGAACCAGACTGACCGCCTTTTCAATGGCGTCGGCAGCATCGGTCAGGTTGAAGCTGTAACGCAGCATCATCGACACCGACAGAATGGTCGCCAACGGGTTGGCAATGCCCTTGCCTGCGATGTCTGGCGCGGAACCGTGGCACGGCTCGTACATGCCTTTGTTGTTGGCATCCAGGGAAGCCGACGGCAGCATGCCGATGGAACCGGTGAGCATCGACGCTTCGTCGGACAGGATGTCGCCAAACATGTTGTCGGTGACGATCACGTCAAACTGCTTGGGCGCGCGGACCAGCTGCATGGCGGCGTTGTCGACGTACATATGGCTCAGTTCGACGTCCGGGTAATCCTTGGCCACTTCTTCGACCACTTCACGCCACAGCTGGCTGGAGGCCAGAACGTTGGCTTTGTCGACCGAGCAAAGCTTTTTGCCACGCACGCGGGCCATGTCGAAGCCGACGCGGGCGATACGGCGGATTTCGCTTTCGCTGTACGGCAGGGTGTCGTAAGCCTGACGTTCGCCATTTTCCAGGGTCTGGCTGCCACGCGGGGCGCCGAAGTAGATGCCGCCGGTCAGTTCGCGAACGATCAGGATGTCCAGACCCGCGACGATTTCCGGCTTGAGGCTCGAAGCGTCTACCAGTTGCGGATACAGAATGGCCGGACGCAGGTTGCCGAACAGGCCCAGCTGCGCGCGGATTTTCAGCAGGCCGCGCTCAGGACGAATGTCACGCTCGATAGCGTCCCACTTCGGCCCGCCAACGGCGCCCAGCAACACGGCGTCGGCCGCACGGGCACGCTCCAGGGTTTCATCGGCCAACGGCACGCCATGCTTGTCGATAGCGGCACCGCCGATCACGTCGTGGCTCAGTTCGAAGCCCAGTTGATACTTCTCGTTGGCCAATTCCAGAACCTTGACCGCTTCGGTCATGATTTCCGGACCAATACCATCACCTGGAAGAATCAGAATCTGCTTGCTCATAACATCCTCAATTTTGTTGTAGCGGCGCTGTTGCCCTGTTGCTCAGCGCCGATCTGGAATCTAGCGTTCAGCCCACAGCACCAGAACATCGGTGCTGAATGAGCCGTCAGCGGTAATCTCGAAATACTCGCGCACTTCTGCGCCCATGGCTTGCTGCAAATCGCGAATCGCTACCCGCAACGCTTGCGGGGTACGCATGCGTTCCACCCACGAACTGTATTCAAGGTGCAGACGCTGGCGGCTGTGGCTGCGAGTGAACAAACCGGCCTCGCTGACCTGGCGCAGCCATTCGCCAGCGGAGTAATCGCGCACATGGCTGGTGTCACGCAGCACTTCCACGCTTTGCAGGTAGGTATCGAGCAGCGGACTGCCCGGCGACATCACGTCAATGAAGGCCGCTACACCGCCCGGTTTCAACACCCGGCGCACTTCGCGCAAGGCCAGGCCCAGATCGCTCCAGTGATGAGCCGAATAGCGGCTGAACACGAAATCGAATTCGCCATCCTCGAACGGCAAACGCTCCGCCGGGCCACACACGGTGCGCACATTGCTCAACCCGCGCTCCGTTGCGGCAGCAGCGACCACATCGAGCATTTGCTGTGAAAGGTCGTACGCTACCACTTCAGCCACGGCCG of the Paucimonas lemoignei genome contains:
- the dgoT gene encoding MFS transporter, phthalate permease family, producing the protein MQTRTLEAAASVATPTRKRFFIMVLLFITVVINYLDRSNLSIAAPALTTELGIDPIHVGLIFSAFGWTYAAMQLPGGWLVDRVPPRILYTAALLLWSIATIMLGFAASFIALFVLRMAVGALEAPAYPINSRVVTTWFPERERATAIGFYTSGQFVGLAFLTPVLAWLQAHYGWHMVFVSTGAVGVVWAAIWYMVYREPRDFKGVNEAEIQLIRDGGGLVDIQTDVAKEKRGFSWLDLGIVLTKRKLWGIYLGQFCLNSTLWFFLTWFPTYLVKYRGMDFIKSGLLASLPFLAAFVGVLCSGFFSDWLIRRGHTVGFARKLPIIAGLLISTSIIGANFVDSTPLVIAFLALAFFGNGLASITWSLVSTLAPARLLGLTGGTFNFIGNLSAIATPIVIGFLATGDSFAPAITYIAVLALIGALSYILLVGKVERIEL
- the dgoD gene encoding galactonate dehydratase — its product is MKITKLTTFIVPPRWCFLKVETDQGITGWGEPVVEGRAHTVAAAVEELSDYLIGKDPRNIEDIWTVLYRGGFYRGGAVHMSALAGIDQALWDIKGKHLGVSVSDLLGGQVRDKIRVYSWIGGDRPADTARAAKEAVERGFTAVKMNGTEELQFLDTFDKVDLALANVAAVRDAVGPNVGIGVDFHGRVHKPMAKVLMKELDPYKLMFIEEPVLSENYEALKELAPLTSTPIALGERLFSRWDFKRVLSEGYVDIIQPDASHAGGITETRKIANMAEAYDVALALHCPLGPIALAACLQLDAVCYNAFIQEQSLGIHYNESNDLLDYIKNPEVFDYDKGMVKIPNGPGLGIEINEEYVKERAAIGHRWRNPIWRHADGSFAEW
- the dgoA gene encoding 2-dehydro-3-deoxy-6-phosphogalactonate aldolase produces the protein MLKQALVENGLIAILRGLRPEEAPAIGDVLYKAGFRVIEVPLNSPQPYDSIRLLRQSLPADCLIGAGTVLTAQQVNLVKEAGGQVIVMPHSDAKVLRAAKEAGLFLSPGVATPTEAFAALAEGADVLKLFPAEQMSPAVVKAWLAVLPVGTVLIPVGGISPDNMGVFLEAGVKGFGLGSGLFKPGMSAPDVAERANAYVSAWKQLTERF
- a CDS encoding 2-keto-3-deoxy-galactonokinase, producing the protein MQAQLIALDWGTTSLRAYRLGENGRVLEQRSLSAGIMQLPTTPRVIGGALCSDGFELAFDEACGDWLDAHPDLPVIACGMVGSAQGWREAAYRETPASVAGLGAALQVVRSQRGVDVHIIPGVLQRSALPNVMRGEETQVLGVLAGLPAADALKSVLIGLPGSHSKWVQAADGCIVHFDTFMTGEVFAALSNHTILGRTMARSDSFDEAAFDRGVAVALSAQGAAGPLSTIFSCRTLGLTGQLSASAQPDYLSGLLIGHELASLAALQRSLHSPLPAVILLGGEQLCLRYSRGLKACGFTQVTVAEQATERGLWQVASNAGLLASTGREV
- the ggt_2 gene encoding gamma-glutamyltransferase, with amino-acid sequence MSGFKCSTWLSSLCLLFAASAFGVQPSEVGAVAAGHPLAVNAGMNVLKRGGNAFDAVVAIAATLNVVEPMMSGVGGYGSIVIYNANTRQVRYLNGAGKFPKATDTNFMRPPIENYLGNRLGAKSVSVPGNVNSWYELHALGKLRWNGLFDDAIRHAEQGYEISTYAAGLIAGAFDQFPDYAKTIYGNHGKPLTSGEVLRQADLGRTLKSIAQYGPDAFYQGEIAAKIDRQMRVAGGFLSLEDLQGDKAQWWDPSVISFKGHDVYTMGTPGNGFTSLFALGVMEHVDPGRADYGSATSYHLLAEVLKKSVAVRLTTPGTPEAASRIHNEVLTAANFRKVAASVDPERSSPFLLNPGAEHENTTHFVVADRWGNVVSATQTLGNGFGSKILVEDTGIWLNNSMAFSTFEPKGNPMDPVAGQYKLSSNSPMIILKDGRPWAALGTPGGHTIPQNAAQIALNLIDRNMPMQAAIDAPKIAYLEDKDVLRIESGIADVVVSELQRKGHRLVTGPIGNAMGIRFESGPGQAIYDVGIDTRRDWHTAISYF
- the amnD_2 gene encoding putative endoribonuclease L-PSP, with amino-acid sequence MSVGGLIFVACQRSVISVNKNNPSLNASINGCLLVWRKHMFKDCCFRGYAGSVRGGRSFIMKNLIVLVVTCLLAGACAVLAGVVRHPSVVSNMPVAVSVEVPPGQTIVYLSGTLPSRAELDASATQSATEIQTLSVLRSIEKKLNNLGLGMGDVVKMQVFLVGDPAKGGAMDYSGFMESYQQFFGSPGQADLPSRTVVQVAGLPVSQSLVEIEVTAIRP
- the asd gene encoding aspartate-semialdehyde dehydrogenase codes for the protein MKRVGLIGWRGMVGSVLMQRMLEEQDFDLIEPVFFTTSNVGGQGPAVGKDVAALKDAYSIDELKTLDVILTCQGGDYTNEVFPKLREAGWQGYWIDAASSLRMQDDAVIVLDPVNRKVIDQQLDAGTKNYVGGNCTVSLMLMGLGGLFEAGLVEWMNAMTYQAASGAGAQNMRELIKQMGATHAAVADELANPASAILDIDRKVAEAMRGDAFPTENFGVPLAGSLIPWIDKELPNGQSREEWKGQAETNKILGRFKSPIPVDGICVRIGSMRCHSQALTIKLNKDVPIADIEAIISQHNPWVKLVPNHREASIQELSPTAVTGTMSIPVGRLRKLNMGSQYLGAFTVGDQLLWGAAEPLRRMLRILLER
- the leuB_2 gene encoding 3-isopropylmalate dehydrogenase yields the protein MSKQILILPGDGIGPEIMTEAVKVLELANEKYQLGFELSHDVIGGAAIDKHGVPLADETLERARAADAVLLGAVGGPKWDAIERDIRPERGLLKIRAQLGLFGNLRPAILYPQLVDASSLKPEIVAGLDILIVRELTGGIYFGAPRGSQTLENGERQAYDTLPYSESEIRRIARVGFDMARVRGKKLCSVDKANVLASSQLWREVVEEVAKDYPDVELSHMYVDNAAMQLVRAPKQFDVIVTDNMFGDILSDEASMLTGSIGMLPSASLDANNKGMYEPCHGSAPDIAGKGIANPLATILSVSMMLRYSFNLTDAADAIEKAVSLVLDQGLRTGDIWSAGNAKVGTQEMGDAVVAALRNL
- the ycgJ gene encoding UbiE/COQ5 family methyltransferase; amino-acid sequence: MTHSAHTQVVQRQFGEQAAAYLSSAVHAQGTEFALLQAEVAGRSEARVLDLGCGAGHVSFHVAPAVAEVVAYDLSQQMLDVVAAAATERGLSNVRTVCGPAERLPFEDGEFDFVFSRYSAHHWSDLGLALREVRRVLKPGGVAAFIDVMSPGSPLLDTYLQSVEVLRDTSHVRDYSAGEWLRQVSEAGLFTRSHSRQRLHLEYSSWVERMRTPQALRVAIRDLQQAMGAEVREYFEITADGSFSTDVLVLWAER